In the Palaeococcus pacificus DY20341 genome, one interval contains:
- a CDS encoding M42 family metallopeptidase, with the protein MSGLIEELREITQIPGISGYEEKVRKKLIEWVKPFADYKVDEIGNLIVELGEGEEKLLFMAHIDEIGLLITGITKDGKLKFRKIGGIDDRLLLGRHVDVITEGGKLDGVIGVTPVHLNLQRKFETIPWHALEIDIGAESKEEALELGVKPLDYAVFKKHFGVLNNKFVSTRSLDDRFGAVALFEAIKDLVDHDLSGKVIFAFTVQEEIGLKGAKFLASRYNPKYAVAVDSFACCSFLTGDVKLGGGAVIRAVDNSAIYTRALARQVWDIAEKNEIPIQIGVTGGGTDASVFQHKSEVLALSVPIRYLHSEAEMLHLTDLEALIKLIEAMAFEL; encoded by the coding sequence ATGAGCGGTCTGATAGAAGAGCTTAGGGAGATAACACAAATTCCCGGCATCTCGGGATATGAGGAAAAAGTTAGAAAAAAGCTTATTGAGTGGGTTAAGCCTTTTGCGGATTACAAGGTCGATGAGATTGGAAATCTAATTGTGGAGCTCGGCGAAGGCGAAGAAAAGCTTTTGTTCATGGCCCACATAGATGAAATCGGGCTCCTCATTACGGGCATAACTAAAGACGGTAAGCTCAAGTTTAGGAAGATTGGGGGCATTGACGACAGGCTTTTGCTTGGAAGACACGTCGATGTGATAACCGAAGGAGGGAAGCTTGACGGTGTCATAGGCGTAACCCCTGTCCATCTGAACCTCCAGAGAAAGTTTGAAACTATCCCCTGGCACGCTTTGGAGATTGATATCGGAGCAGAGTCAAAAGAAGAGGCCCTTGAACTCGGAGTTAAGCCCTTAGACTATGCTGTCTTCAAGAAGCACTTTGGCGTGCTGAACAACAAGTTCGTCTCAACGCGCTCCCTCGATGATAGATTTGGAGCCGTTGCACTGTTTGAGGCAATTAAGGATTTGGTTGATCATGATTTAAGTGGTAAGGTTATTTTTGCTTTTACAGTGCAGGAGGAAATTGGACTTAAAGGTGCTAAATTTTTAGCAAGCAGATACAATCCAAAGTACGCTGTGGCTGTTGATAGCTTTGCCTGCTGCTCTTTCCTCACAGGTGATGTTAAGCTCGGAGGTGGAGCGGTTATAAGGGCGGTGGACAACTCCGCAATTTACACGAGAGCTTTAGCTAGACAAGTATGGGACATAGCTGAGAAAAATGAAATTCCAATACAAATCGGCGTTACAGGAGGAGGAACGGACGCTTCAGTGTTCCAGCACAAGAGCGAGGTCTTGGCTTTAAGCGTGCCCATAAGATACCTCCACTCCGAGGCTGAGATGCTGCAT
- a CDS encoding 2-hydroxyacid dehydrogenase: MRPKVLVLFKMKSKPLEELKKYCDVDLLVYPSKEELLKVIAKYDALIVSPLNRIDGEVIEKAERLKVISTHSAGYDHIDVEAATKKGIYVTKVSGVLSEAVAEFAIGLMIALLRKIAYTDKFIRLGKWESHRTVWSKFKDIETVYGKKVGILGMGPIGKAIAKRAKALGTEIYYWSRHRKEDIEEEVGAKYLPLEEVLTESDIVVLALPAAKETYHIINEERLKLLEGKYLINIGRGTLIDEKALIKALKEGKLKGFATDVYEKEPLQESELFEMGWETVLTPHHAGLSEEAMEDMGFQAVKNLLAIFRGEIPKDLVNGEVFKIKRIDEVKML; the protein is encoded by the coding sequence ATGAGGCCAAAGGTTTTAGTTTTGTTTAAAATGAAGAGTAAGCCTTTAGAGGAGCTTAAAAAATATTGCGATGTTGATCTTCTTGTCTATCCGAGCAAAGAAGAGCTCCTAAAAGTTATTGCTAAGTATGATGCTTTAATCGTTTCTCCACTCAATAGAATTGATGGAGAGGTTATTGAAAAAGCCGAGCGGTTAAAAGTCATAAGCACTCATTCAGCTGGCTACGATCACATAGACGTCGAAGCAGCGACAAAGAAGGGGATTTATGTAACAAAAGTGAGCGGCGTTTTAAGCGAAGCGGTTGCAGAGTTTGCGATTGGACTAATGATTGCTCTCCTCAGAAAGATAGCTTATACCGATAAATTCATTCGCTTAGGAAAGTGGGAGTCCCATAGGACAGTTTGGAGCAAATTTAAGGACATCGAGACAGTTTATGGTAAAAAAGTGGGTATTTTGGGTATGGGTCCCATAGGAAAGGCGATAGCGAAGAGGGCCAAAGCCCTGGGAACAGAGATCTACTACTGGTCAAGGCATAGAAAAGAGGATATTGAGGAAGAAGTTGGGGCAAAGTACCTACCCCTTGAAGAAGTGTTAACGGAGAGTGACATAGTAGTGCTGGCTTTGCCAGCAGCAAAAGAGACTTATCACATAATCAATGAGGAGAGATTAAAGCTTCTTGAGGGCAAATATTTGATAAACATTGGAAGAGGGACACTGATAGACGAAAAAGCCTTAATTAAGGCTCTTAAAGAAGGAAAGCTCAAAGGCTTTGCGACGGATGTTTACGAAAAGGAACCCCTCCAGGAGAGCGAACTCTTTGAAATGGGGTGGGAGACTGTTTTAACTCCTCATCATGCAGGCTTGTCTGAGGAAGCTATGGAAGATATGGGTTTTCAAGCTGTTAAAAACCTCCTCGCGATTTTTAGAGGGGAGATTCCAAAGGATTTAGTAAATGGGGAAGTTTTCAAAATTAAGAGGATAGATGAGGTAAAGATGCTTTAG